The genomic interval GACGGCGGAGGCCAGCCGTGACGATGATACCCGGACTCCCATCCCGCCCTGGATGATGGGCGGGTTGATGACGAGGTCGCCGATTATCAGGTCGGGAAGCTCTTTGGCCGTCGTCACTCCGTATCCTCCACTAGGGCGGAAATCCGCCGATTGCTTTGAACGGGAACGTTTTGCACGAGGATGGCTGAGTATACTTAGCGACGGGCACTAGTCAAGCCTGCGCCGTTCCTTGAAGGAGAGAGGGATCGAGGGATCAAGGCATCAAGGGATCGAGTGGCTGGAAGCGGTCAGCCGGCTACTTCTTCAGCTTGAAGTCTGCCGTCATTATGCCTATCACGCCGCCGACTAGCAGGCCGACGGGTATGGCCATCAAGGCCATCGCTATTGCCAGCCCGCCCCTCAAGTCTGCGCCTGGTCCGCCCGTGCCGGACACAAGGCCCCAGGCAAGCAACGCGGAAATCAGGGCGCCGAGAATGCCCCCGCGCAGACCGCCAAGAAACCGCTGGCGCTCGCGTGTCTGGGGCCCTGGCCCGGCAGACTCACCAGCGGGTTCGACTGACCTCTATTCCTCTTCCGGCTCGGTCACGGCTCGATTCTAGGATTGACGGAAACCGATGTCAAATCGGCGGGGGAGAGCCTGAGGCTGGTGGCTTGCGGCCTGAAGCTTGCAACTGCGACGCAGTCGTCTGCTCGGAATCCGAACCGTCGTGACCACCGATCTCAGAATCCGCCACTGCGTTCCTCGGATCCGCGCAGCCTGCGGCGCATAACAGGCCTGGTTGGTCGTCGCCGCGCGACTTCCCTAAAACCTTCCCGCTCATACATGTGCTTGGCGCCGAACCACATGAAATCGTCGTGGCTGCGAGTCTTCTTGTCGATGGGATAGGACTCCAGCAGCCTGGCGCCTTGCGAACGAGCGTAGGCGATTGCGCCCCGCAGCAGCGCCCGGGACACACCTTTGCCCCGCTCCCTACGGTCGACGAAGAAGCAGACGATCGACCAGACCGGCTTGTCGTCCACCGGCCTCATCACCTGCGAACGCTGGAGCCTTTCGTAGTCCTCACGCGGTCCGAGCGATATCCAGCCGACCGGTCTGCCATCCTTGTAGGCGAGCAGCCCAGGCACGACGTCCCGGTCGACAAGCGCCTTGAGCGCCCGCTTGTTCTTGTGACCCGCGGCGCTGGTCGCGCTCGCGCCTGGTTTGCGGTAGTACATGCACCAGCAGCCACGGACGATGGAACCGCCCGGACGGGTGAAGAGATCAACCAGATCGGGCCAGCGAGCGCTCATGAGAGGAAGGACGGTGAGTTTCACGGGCGGCGATGGCGAGCACTGCCCAGACGAACGCCGGGGCTGGTGCTCAGCAGGGAACTATTCAGCACAGTTTCACTCGGATTCTAGGTCTCGCGGGCGGGGATGTCAAATCGGCGGGGGAGGGTGTGCCGCTTGCGGCCTGAGGCTCCTGGGTTGGCGGGTAGCCCCTAGCCTATCTCACTTGGTGATTCCACATGCGCAGCGTGTCTGGCGGTCGAATGACGATTGTGTGTGGGTCAGACCATGAGGAGACTGCATCGCCGGTGTCCCTTGCCTGTGCCCGTACTCCATAGGTGTCGGCGACCGACCATGCGTGGGCTATCGTTGTCGGCATCCCCGAGGCCTGGAACTGGCCCCAGTTGGAGGTGTCGCCGTCGCCCCACTCGAACCTGATGCACACCGGCATGCTCTCGGGATGCGTGCCATAGGCGGTGAAACAATAGGCGGAATCCACGCCCCCTTGGTCGGGGCCTACCGGTTCACCCGGCGTGTCTGGTGGCAGCCGGAGCGTATCCGGAGGCAGTATGACGAGCACATGCGGGTCCGACCATTCGGAGAGGGCATTGCCCGTGTCCCTTGCCTGTGCCGTTAGCCCGTAGGTATCCGCTGTTGACCACGCGTGGCTCACCCGTACCGACTCACCGGAAGCGACGAAAGGGCTCCAGTCGGAAGTGTCGTTGTCACCCCATGCGAACCTGATCGCGATATCGATGCTGTCAGGGAGGAAGGCGACTGTCGCAAAGGCATAGCTAGAGTCCTGTCCTCCACGGTCTGGCCCCGTCGGTGTTGACGGCGGGTCGGGCGGTCGGCCAACCACTATATGCATTGGCGGTACGTCGGGCCAGTCCGAACTAAGAAGCCGCTGGTCTCTTGCTTGAGCGGATACCCTGTAGCTGCCCGTACTGGACCACACATGCGTCACCGCGACCGTGTCACCGCTCGCGAACCAGTCGGTCCAGTTCGAAACCGTGGAATCGCCCCAGTCGAAGCGGACGGCCACACTGTCGCCGTCGGGATCGGTGGCGACCACTGAGAAGGTGTAGGTTAAGTCCTTGACAAAGTGCCCGGGTCCGGCCAACATGGCCGTCACCACCGGCGGGTGGTTCTTCTTGCAGCTCACCAGCAGCAGCGTAGCTGTCAGCAGCAGGAATATCTTCTTCACAGGACCTCCTGTTCGCTGTCACATGATAGAACTGCATTCCGGTGTTGTCAACCGTCTTCTCGCCCAACCGGGTCAAGGCCAATGGCGCTGTCAGCCGACGGCAGACGCCCGACGGCTACCGGCTCACGGCTGACAGCTTGCGGTTTGGGGCCAGTGGGCTACGCCCGCGCCAATCTGCAGTCTGTAGCCGGCAATCTGTAATGCTCCAACGTGCTGCCTACTGTATGCTGTGTGTTGTCAGTTGACAGGCTTCGGATTCATAAGAATGGAGGAGGTGTCCCGTCACGGAATAGGTGACTGTCCCTCATCCGCCATTTCCCTGCGAACCATCATCCCTGGTTTGCTCCGCCCGACGCGTGAGCGAGGAGCAGTCGTTACTGCCCAGTGATCCGGAACTCGGTCCGCCGATTCCTGGCCATACCATCGTCCGTATTGTTCGGGGCGATGGGTTGCGTGTCGGCGTAGCCGTGGGCGGTGAGCCGCTCCGCCGCAATGCCCCACGTTGCGGTCAGGTACTGCCTCACTGCGTCGGCCCGCGCCTGCGACAGTTCCCAGTTCGATGGAAACTCTGCAGTGGCGATCTCGCGCGGGTCGGTGTGCCCTGCCAACTCAACCGTGATGCCGGGATTGGTCCTGAGTATCTCTCCGGCCCGGGCAAGCACCGAGTCGAACTGGGGCAGCAGGTCGGCTTTCCCGGTTTCGAAGTTGATACCACGCAGCACGATTGTCTGATGGTGCCTCACCAGGTAGAAGTCCTTGTTCGTGACGCGACCGGGTTCCACCTTGAGCGTGCACTTCTGCGCGACGTATTCGTCGCTCGGCCCGGTCGCGGTCATTTCATACTCACCGGCCGGCAGATTGCGCAGCGCGTAGCTGCCCAGCAAGGCATCGGCCGTCGTGCTGCTCTGCACCAACCCGCGATAGGCGA from candidate division WOR-3 bacterium carries:
- a CDS encoding GNAT family N-acetyltransferase, yielding MKLTVLPLMSARWPDLVDLFTRPGGSIVRGCWCMYYRKPGASATSAAGHKNKRALKALVDRDVVPGLLAYKDGRPVGWISLGPREDYERLQRSQVMRPVDDKPVWSIVCFFVDRRERGKGVSRALLRGAIAYARSQGARLLESYPIDKKTRSHDDFMWFGAKHMYEREGFREVARRRPTRPVMRRRLRGSEERSGGF